Proteins co-encoded in one Ictalurus furcatus strain D&B chromosome 9, Billie_1.0, whole genome shotgun sequence genomic window:
- the kif11 gene encoding kinesin-like protein KIF11 — MSNLIPTTKKDEKGRNIQVVVRCRPFNAVERKSNAYGVVDCDSNRKEVTVRTGSANDKTGRKMYTFDMVFGPSAKQIDVYRSVVYPILDEVIMGYNCTIFAYGQTGTGKTFTMEGERSPNEEFTWEEDPLAGVIPRTLHQIFEKLTSNGTEFSVKVSLLEIYNEELFDLLSPSADVSERLQLFDDPRNKRGVIVKGLEEITVHNKNEVYQILERGAAKRKTASTLMNAYSSRSHSVFSVTIHMKEMTMEGEELVKIGKLNLVDLAGSENIGRSGAVDKRAREAGNINQSLLTLGRVITALVERGPHVPYRESKLTRILQDSLGGRTKTSIIATVSPASNNLEETLSTLDYANRAKSIMNKPEVNQKLTKRTLIKEYTEEIERLKRDLAATREKHGVYLSAENYESMNSKLMSQEEQIIEYTERIAAAEEELKRVMELFTDSKQKLEQYSEDLQDKGQQLEEAHKDLQETKQKLTQEVFITTQLQTTESQLYNAAGQLLSTAEVSTSDVGGLHAKLQRVQAVEQHNAAAQGNFAQSMEQNCSSMQSALQEHNLKHAAMLDHYRHSTAELLGGTGRVFEEAVGSVLRSYGAVREAVEEGVDGCKAKLLQQEELTKESRDAMLQMLEEHKLHLEDVLIAKAMPAIGSIMAVNEGLKQTLQRYNVLDGQMVGMKAEMTAFFSGHMAALASMRETAVQGFTSLQAEHHKLKGQMDQANRQHKTRVAQLLQCVQDQMNLLALDTQSDFKELQEASDAQGALLETLKNTVQSQCTEAEQESLSVGARLSSCTDGVMKEMSGVAEEGRVALEEGAGYCSLLQSSLESLAESSLQWCHAARDLTERRAKEQLTLAEENKATVHELLKRVEERGQAAVEECRTRLAPVQQEMEVLLKGVEVQTGEDQAVLQQHREELSTLAAQALDTVNHFLSNELQQDLPTGTTPKRKEYMYPRVLVPLRSRTELEEEFRAQQEELMSVLGQCEVLMEGEEEEKPVDQDSLEDDVCSSSDSNSTQQSMSDENLMCYEEGRVPFFKKKSKKENFSSKSLNRSKVAENETSVTPPRSRLPLRTQNQ; from the exons ATGTCTAATCTAATACCGACGACCAAAAAAGACGAAAAGGGCCGAAACATCCAAGTGGTTGTGAGATGCAG GCCTTTCAATGCAGTGGAGCGGAAGTCTAACGCGTACGGAGTGGTGGACTGTGACTCAAACAGGAAAGAGGTGACGGTCCGTACCGGGAGCGCCAATGACAAGACCGGCAGGAAAATGTACACCTTTGACATg GTGTTCGGTCCGTCTGCAAAGCAGATAGACGTGTACAGGAGTGTGGTGTACCCCATATTGGATGAAGTCATTATGGGATATAACTGCACCATCTTTGC ctatGGGCAAACGGGCACAGGGAAAACCTTTACGATGGAGGGCGAGAGGTCACCTAATGAGGAATTCACCTGGGAGGAG GATCCTCTGGCTGGCGTCATCCCTCGTACTCTTCACCAGATCTTCGAGAAGCTGACCAGTAACGGCACGGAGTTCTCAGTGAAGGTTTCCCTGCTGGAGATCTATAATGAAGAGCTGTTTGACCTGCTCAGCCCCTCAGCGGATGTCAGCGAGAGGCTGCAGCTGTTTGACGACCCCAGGAACAAG aGAGGTGTTATTGTTAAGGGACTGGAGGAGATAACTGTACATAACAAGAATGAGGTCTATCAGATCCTTGAGAGAGGAGCAGCGAAGAGGAAGACTGCATCCACATTGATGAACGCGTACTCCAG TCGTTCCCACTCCGTGTTCTCCGTCACCATTCACATGAAGGAGATGACGATGGAAGGAGAGGAGCTGGTGAAGATCGGAAAACTGAACCTG GTGGATCTTGCGGGCAGCGAGAACATCGGCCGTTCCGGAGCAGTAGACAAGCGTGCACGTGAGGCAGGAAACATCAACCAGTCACTGCTGACACTGGGCCGCGTGATCACGGCTCTGGTAGAACGCGGGCCTCACGTGCCCTACCGCGAGTCCAAACTCACCCGTATCCTCCAGGACTCGCTGGGTGGACGCACCAAGACCTCAATCATTGCCACTGTCTCTCCAGCTTCAAACAACTTGGAG GAGACTCTGAGTACACTGGATTACGCAAACAGGGCGAAGAGCATCATGAACAAGCCTGAAGTGAACCAGAAACTCACCAAGAGAACCCTAATCAAG gaATACACTGAGGAGATTGAGCGTTTGAAGCGGGACTTGGCCGCCACCCGTGAGAAGCACGGCGTGTATCTCTCGGCTGAGAACTACGA GAGTATGAACAGTAAACTGATGAGTCAGGAAGAACAGATCATCGAATACACAGAGAGGATTGCGGCGGCAGAGGAGGAACTCAAGCGG GTGATGGAGCTGTTCACGGACAGTAAACAGAAGCTGGAACAGTACAGCGAGGACCTGCAGGACAAGGGCCAGCAACTGGAGGAGGCTCACAAGGACCTGCAGGAGACCAAGCAGAAGCTCACGCAGGAGGTGTTCATCACCACGCAGCTGCAGACCACCGAGAGCCAGCTGTACAACGCTGCAGGACAG CTGCTGAGTACGGCGGAGGTGAGCACGTCGGACGTGGGAGGCCTCCACGCTAAACTGCAGCGGGTGCAGGCCGTGGAGCAGCACAACGCCGCAGCGCAGGGTAACTTCGCCCAGAGCATGGAGCAGAACTGCAGCAGCATGCAAAGCGCACTGCAGGAGCACAACCTCAAACACGCTGCCATGCTAGATCACTACCGCCATTCCACGG cggAGCTGCTGGGAGGAACGGGACGTGTGTTTGAGGAGGCTGTGGGCTCCGTCCTGCGTTCCTACGGTGCTGTCCGGGAGGCGGTGGAGGAAGGAGTGGACGGCTGTAAGGCCAAGCTGCTGCAGCAGGAAGAGCTCACAAAAGAGAGCCGAGACGCCATGCTTCAAATGCTG GAGGAGCATAAGCTTCATCTAGAAGACGTTCTAATTGCAAAAGCGATGCCCGCTATCGGATCAATTATGGCTGTAAATGAAGGCTTGAAACAGACGCTGCAGAGATATAACGTGCTGGACGGACAG ATGGTGGGGATGAAGGCAGAGATGACTGCATTTTTCAGTGGCCACATGGCGGCGCTGGCGAGCATGAGGGAAACTGCTGTGCAGGGCTTCACGTCCCTCCAGGCTGAACACCACAAACTGAAAGGGCAGATGGACCAGGCCAACCGCCAACACAAAACG CGTGTAGCACAGCTCCTTCAGTGTGTCCAGGATCAGATGAACCTCCTGGCCCTGGACACACAGTCTGACTTTAAGGAGCTTCAGGAGGCATCCGATGCTCAGGGAGCTCTTCTGGagactctgaaaaacacagtGCAGAG CCAATGCACCGAGGCCGAACAGGAGAGCTTGTCAGTCGGCGCTCGTCTGAGTTCCTGTACAGATGGAGTGATGAAGGAGATGAGTGGAGTGGCGGAGGAGGGACGTGTGGCGTTGGAGGAGGGTGCCGGTTACTGCAGCCTCCTGCAGAGCTCTCTGGAATCATTGGCTGAGTCGAGCCTCCAGTGGTGTCACGCGGCCAGAGACCTGACCGAGAGACGTGCCAAGGAACAGCTGACCCTCGCCGAGGAGAACAAGGCCACAGTGCACGAGCTTCTGAAG CGTGTAGAGGAGCGAGGTCAGGCTGCGGTAGAGGAGTGCCGAACTCGCCTCGCTCCAGTGCAGCAGGAAATGGAAGTGCTCCTGAAGGGAGTGGAGGTGCAGACGGGTGAAGACCAGGCTGTACTGCAGCAGCACAGAGAAGAACTCTCGACCCTCGCCGCACAGGCCCTAGATACGGTCAACCACTTCCTCAGTAATGAACTCCAACAGGATCTGCCTACCG gtaccACGCCGAAGCGTAAGGAGTACATGTACCCACGTGTGCTGGTGCCATTGAGGAGCAGAACAGAGCTGGAGGAGGAGTTTAGGGCTCAGCAGGAGGAGCTAATGAGTGTGCTGGGTCAGTGCGAAGTCCTCatggagggagaggaggaggagaaaccTGTGGACCAG GACTCTCTGGAGGATGACGTTTGCAGCTCAAGTGACAGCAACTCGACCCAGCAGTCTATGTCGGATGAGAATCTGATGTGCTACGAGGAGGGAAGGGTTCCCTTCTTTAAG AAAAAGtccaaaaaagaaaacttcAGCAGCAAGTCCCTGAACCGCTCAAAAGTAGCTGAAAACGAGACCTCGGTGACGCCACCTCGATCCAGATTACCGCTCAGGACCCAAAATCAGTGA
- the slc22a15 gene encoding solute carrier family 22 member 15: MDLEEAFQLVGEFGGHQKRMVAVLTLMQIYMACQCMFIVLVGAVPEYQIEVVTQSGGDVTQTITFKEDVSSIVTEWNLVKQEAYKVSLAGSLFFVGVLVGNVLFGPLSDKIGRRPIFLISMFFEMLFAYGSALAPSYELFALSRLMVGMMNGGMALVCFILSQEYVGKAYWALTGTITNMTFAVGIALFALLGYYIRSWRNLAMAANCPGVLLFLFCILLPESPRWLYSQGRTVQAEKVLQDFAQRNGKGSVTLKLQKTPGMTCAETSNAGLLQLVRHRVLRCRTIVLMYVWYACSLVYYGLTMNASDDKGSVYLTVAMYGLVELPAYPLCIYFINKPWSGRRNSLASFLILAGLCCLLSVLVPVHPGSVVNGSSFALLGKLMVSAAFNIVYVYTSELYPTVIRNAGLGVCSMSCRVGGILAPFIPNMKVLHASMPFMVFCLTGVSAGAMGLVLPETLNKPVAETLEELSSPAYQRILDTQVHLLADEHLSKRRGSESE, encoded by the exons ATGGATTTGGAAGAAGCTTTTCAACTGGTCGGAGAGTTTGGAGGACACCAGAAACGGATGGTTGCTGTGTTGACACTGATGCAG ATCTACATGGCGTGCCAGTGCATGTTCATCGTTCTTGTCGGTGCTGTTCCCGAGTACCAGATCGAGGTCGTCACGCAGAGCGGAGGAGATGTCACACAAACCATTACGTTCAAGGAAGACGTCAGCTCCATCGTGACGGAG tggAACCTGGTCAAGCAGGAGGCGTACAAAGTGAGCCTGGCAGGATCGCTGTTTTTTGTCGGCGTGCTCGTGGGGAACGTGCTGTTCGGACCGCTGTCTGATAAAATCGGCAGGAGACCCATCTTCCTCATCA gtatgTTCTTCGAAATGCTGTTCGCCTACGGCAGCGCGCTGGCCCCCAGTTACGAGCTCTTCGCTCTGTCGCGGCTAATGGTGGGGATGATGAACGGGGGGATGGCGCTCGTCTGCTTCATCCTCTCGCAGGAGTACGTGGGTAAAGCCTACTGGGCTCTGACAG gcaCGATAACCAACATGACCTTTGCAGTGGGTATCGCTCTGTTCGCTCTTCTCGGCTACTACATCAGGTCCTGGAGAAACCTGGCTATGGCTGCTAACTGCCCCGGTGTGCTACTCTTCCTCTTCTGCAT CCTGCTGCCTGAGTCTCCACGCTGGCTGTACTCTCAGGGCCGGACGGTGCAAGCGGAGAAAGTGCTGCAGGATTTTGCTCAGCGGAACGGAAAGGGAAGCGTGACTCTGAAGCTGCAGAAAACTCCGGGCATGACGTGCGCAGAGACGTCCAATGCAGGACTGCTGCAGCTGGTCAGACACCGCGTGCTGCGCTGCAGGACTATCGTCCTCATGTATGTCTG GTATGCGTGCAGTCTGGTGTATTATGGACTGACGATGAACGCAAGTGATGATAAAGGCAGTGTTTACCTCACCGTAGCCATGTACGGCCTGGTGGAGCTGCCAGCCTACCCACTGTGCATATACTTCATCAATAAGCCCtg gtcagGGAGACGAAACTCGTTAGCCAGTTTTCTTATCCTTGCCGGTCTGTGCTGTCTCCTCTCAGTCCTGGTCCCTGTTCATCCTG gtTCTGTGGTCAATGGCAGCTCTTTTGCTCTTTTGGGAAAGCTGATGGTCAGTGCTGCCTTCAACATCGTCTATGTGTACACATCAGAACTTTACCCCACTGTtatcag gaACGCAGGGCTGGGTGTGTGCTCCATGTCTTGTAGGGTTGGAGGCATTTTAGCTCCTTTTATACCCAATATG AAAGTGCTGCATGCGTCCATGCCGTTCATGGTGTTCTGCCTGACCGGCGTGTCGGCCGGAGCCATGGGACTCGTCCTCCCAGAAACACTCAACAAGCCAGTGGCCGAGACGCTGGAGGAACTCTCCTCCCCCGCTTACCAGCGAATCCTCGACACACAG GTTCATCTGCTGGCGGATGAGCACTTGTCGAAACGTAGAGGATCCGAAAGCGAATGA